The following proteins are encoded in a genomic region of Alistipes shahii WAL 8301:
- a CDS encoding uracil-DNA glycosylase family protein produces the protein MNSERHPLEPFLPENARLLMLGSFPPKRIRWSMEFFYPNLQNDMWRIVGYLATGDKMHFLEPGGRRFDRERIEAFCRERGIALYDTAVEVIRLKDNASDASLQVVREVDLGTLLARIPACRAVVTTGQKATDTLRAITGCGEPAVGECVPMPFAGRDLTLWRMPSSSRAFPRPVEWKAEFYRKVFSENGIL, from the coding sequence ATGAATAGCGAACGGCATCCCCTTGAACCTTTCCTGCCCGAAAACGCCCGCCTGCTGATGCTGGGCAGCTTTCCGCCCAAACGCATCCGCTGGTCGATGGAGTTCTTCTATCCCAACCTGCAAAACGACATGTGGCGGATCGTGGGCTACCTTGCTACGGGCGACAAGATGCACTTCCTGGAACCGGGCGGACGGCGGTTCGACCGGGAGCGAATCGAGGCCTTCTGCCGTGAGCGGGGGATTGCGCTCTACGATACGGCTGTGGAGGTCATCCGGCTGAAGGACAATGCGTCGGACGCGTCACTTCAAGTGGTGCGCGAAGTCGATCTCGGAACCCTGCTGGCCCGCATTCCCGCCTGCCGGGCCGTCGTCACGACGGGACAGAAGGCCACCGACACGCTGCGCGCCATCACGGGCTGCGGCGAACCGGCCGTGGGGGAGTGCGTGCCGATGCCCTTTGCGGGGCGCGACCTGACGCTGTGGCGCATGCCCTCCTCGTCGCGGGCCTTCCCGCGTCCCGTGGAGTGGAAGGCGGAGTTTTACCGCAAAGTGTTCTCCGAGAACGGGATTCTCTGA